From a region of the Chitinophaga caseinilytica genome:
- a CDS encoding Gfo/Idh/MocA family protein produces the protein MQQGHPRRTFLKTAALSGLGLAFSGKLSALETLSLAGKRIGVIGLDTEHGPHFARILNAPDAGDKFGGMRVTVAYPHGSRKIKSSMDMIPRNTTNIEAQGVKVVDSIAKLLQECDIVMLETNDGTEHLAQALEVFPSGKPVFIDKPIAASLTEVLTIYRAARHYKVPIFSSSTLRYIESVQEVRNGKIGKVKGADIFSPTPTEPSHPDLYWYGIHGVEMLFTMLGPDCLRVTHHQAGDSDVVVGEWEGGRMGTLRGFKNDMWNFGGHAFGDKGHMALGDFTGYAPLMPPIIEFFQKGVAPAPEAETIGIYAFMDAAQESRLKKGAPVSIASIMKKATERSLKIKI, from the coding sequence ATGCAACAAGGACATCCTCGCAGGACCTTCCTCAAAACGGCCGCCCTTTCCGGCCTCGGCCTCGCCTTTTCCGGTAAGCTTTCCGCGCTCGAAACCCTTTCCCTCGCCGGCAAGCGCATCGGCGTGATCGGGCTGGACACTGAACATGGTCCCCATTTCGCCCGGATCCTCAACGCCCCCGATGCGGGCGACAAATTCGGCGGCATGCGCGTAACCGTAGCCTATCCCCACGGAAGCCGGAAAATCAAGTCCAGCATGGACATGATCCCCCGGAACACGACCAACATCGAAGCGCAGGGCGTGAAAGTGGTGGATTCCATCGCAAAGCTCCTCCAGGAATGCGACATCGTCATGCTCGAAACCAACGACGGCACCGAGCACCTGGCGCAGGCGCTGGAAGTTTTCCCGTCTGGCAAGCCCGTATTTATCGACAAGCCAATAGCGGCTTCACTTACGGAAGTGCTCACCATTTACCGCGCCGCCCGTCATTACAAGGTACCCATCTTTTCCTCCAGCACCCTCCGCTACATCGAAAGCGTGCAGGAAGTGCGCAACGGGAAGATCGGGAAGGTAAAGGGGGCAGACATCTTTTCGCCCACACCCACCGAACCTTCGCACCCTGACCTGTATTGGTACGGCATCCACGGCGTTGAAATGCTGTTTACGATGCTGGGGCCCGACTGTCTCCGCGTCACCCATCACCAGGCGGGCGATTCAGACGTTGTGGTCGGAGAATGGGAGGGAGGCCGCATGGGCACGCTGCGCGGTTTCAAGAACGATATGTGGAATTTCGGCGGACATGCCTTCGGCGACAAAGGCCACATGGCGCTGGGCGATTTCACCGGCTATGCGCCCCTCATGCCCCCGATCATCGAATTCTTCCAGAAAGGCGTGGCACCCGCTCCTGAAGCGGAAACCATCGGCATTTACGCCTTCATGGACGCCGCCCAGGAAAGCCGCCTGAAAAAAGGCGCGCCCGTCAGCATCGCTTCCATCATGAAGAAAGCGACCGAACGTAGCCTGAAAATCAAGATATAA
- a CDS encoding SDR family oxidoreductase, protein MQNLSEKVILVTGASRGIGATIARDLAAAGAKVIVNYAGSKADAELVVEDIRSAGGEAIAVQADVSQAEQVRRLFDTAIAHFGRIDVLINNAGIMITKMVKDTTDEDFSRMFDINVKGVFNTLREAATRLADNGSIINFSTSVNRIMIPGYATYVATKAAVEQYTRVFAKEVGARGINVNTLSPGPTNTELFTNGKSDETIARLAGLSAFNRIADPEDISRVACFLASDDAKWISAQNIGANGGWHKNRGDVYPFTLVTATSPRTG, encoded by the coding sequence ATGCAAAACTTATCCGAAAAAGTGATACTGGTGACCGGCGCCTCCAGGGGCATCGGCGCTACCATCGCCCGCGACCTGGCCGCAGCGGGCGCCAAAGTGATCGTCAATTATGCCGGCAGCAAGGCCGACGCCGAATTGGTAGTGGAAGACATCCGCTCCGCCGGTGGCGAAGCCATCGCCGTGCAGGCAGACGTGAGCCAGGCAGAACAGGTACGCCGGCTTTTCGATACCGCTATCGCACATTTCGGGCGGATCGATGTGCTGATCAACAACGCAGGCATCATGATCACAAAAATGGTGAAAGACACTACTGACGAGGATTTCTCCCGGATGTTCGACATCAACGTGAAAGGCGTTTTCAATACGCTCCGCGAAGCGGCAACACGTTTGGCCGACAATGGGTCGATCATCAATTTCTCGACGTCCGTCAACCGTATCATGATCCCCGGCTACGCGACCTATGTGGCCACCAAAGCAGCTGTGGAGCAGTATACACGGGTATTTGCGAAGGAAGTAGGCGCCCGGGGCATCAACGTCAACACCCTTTCGCCGGGGCCAACTAATACCGAACTGTTCACGAACGGCAAGTCGGATGAAACGATCGCAAGACTGGCGGGCCTTTCCGCCTTCAACCGCATCGCCGACCCGGAAGATATTTCGCGCGTGGCCTGCTTCCTCGCCAGCGACGATGCCAAATGGATATCCGCCCAGAACATCGGCGCCAACGGGGGATGGCATAAAAACCGGGGCGACGTATATCCGTTTACTTTAGTAACGGCTACGTCGCCCCGCACAGGATAG
- a CDS encoding DUF1080 domain-containing protein, producing the protein MHKKFLALGIGLATIMGTAGTVAAQDHVNAVSAKPEEAQKALIGRWDITIDQNGQQAPSWLEVKLSGFRTLVGYFVAASGSSRPVAHVKFENGKFSFTIPPQWESGKGDLTVNGEITATGIKGTITYPDGNSFPFTGVKAPELVRKAAPAWGKPIQLFNGKDLTGWKAVGAENQWEVRNGVLTSPKSGANLISEQKFNDFKLHVEFRYKKGSNSGVYLRGRYEVQIEDSPQGAHPSPVYFSGVYGFIAPSVINALGPDQWQTYDITLIGRHVTIVVNGKTVVTNQEIPGITGGALDSNEGEAGPIYFQGDHGPIEFRKVIITPAK; encoded by the coding sequence ATGCATAAAAAATTCCTTGCTCTGGGCATTGGCCTGGCAACGATCATGGGTACCGCCGGCACGGTGGCCGCCCAGGACCATGTCAACGCGGTGTCCGCCAAACCGGAAGAAGCACAGAAAGCCCTCATCGGCCGGTGGGATATCACCATCGATCAAAACGGCCAGCAAGCCCCTTCCTGGCTCGAAGTGAAACTCTCCGGCTTCCGCACCCTCGTAGGCTACTTCGTGGCCGCTTCCGGTAGCTCCCGCCCTGTAGCGCACGTAAAATTCGAGAACGGCAAATTCAGCTTCACCATTCCCCCGCAATGGGAAAGCGGTAAGGGCGACCTCACCGTGAACGGCGAGATCACTGCCACCGGCATCAAAGGTACTATCACGTACCCCGACGGCAATTCCTTCCCCTTCACGGGCGTAAAAGCCCCCGAACTGGTGCGCAAAGCCGCTCCCGCCTGGGGCAAGCCCATCCAGTTGTTCAACGGTAAAGACCTCACCGGCTGGAAGGCCGTAGGTGCCGAAAACCAGTGGGAAGTGCGCAACGGCGTGCTCACCAGCCCGAAATCCGGCGCTAACCTCATCTCCGAACAGAAATTCAACGACTTCAAACTGCACGTCGAATTCCGCTACAAAAAAGGCAGCAACAGCGGCGTGTACCTCAGAGGCCGCTACGAAGTGCAGATCGAAGACAGCCCGCAGGGCGCCCACCCGTCTCCCGTTTACTTCAGCGGCGTGTACGGCTTCATCGCCCCCAGCGTCATCAACGCGCTCGGCCCCGATCAATGGCAGACGTACGACATCACCCTCATTGGCCGCCATGTAACCATCGTCGTGAACGGCAAAACCGTGGTGACCAACCAGGAAATCCCCGGCATTACCGGCGGTGCGCTCGACAGCAACGAAGGCGAAGCAGGGCCGATCTACTTCCAGGGCGACCACGGACCGATCGAATTCCGCAAAGTCATCATCACTCCCGCGAAATAA
- a CDS encoding DUF4253 domain-containing protein: MRNRKMGINDFFRRLFGAPSAISVLPANDLELANAVRFGPSVMQTIRRFTRAELCRLETERTVSGPGNTVVTEVYRPDALLFKADQQDAGAIIQALRTALAGQGYLVFLSEQNFGHLPDEIGILKSGDTFDILRCKGTDAINYGIDNESLVAAMKKWHAETPVEIVGAGHDWLEARFLARPDWDAMAEMVYKFCPDVVDQGTGSIAALAAEMRETGMLYLWWD; this comes from the coding sequence ATGCGTAACCGTAAAATGGGTATCAACGATTTTTTCCGTCGGCTTTTTGGCGCTCCATCCGCCATTTCCGTACTGCCGGCCAATGACCTCGAACTGGCTAATGCCGTCCGGTTCGGGCCTTCCGTGATGCAAACCATCCGCAGGTTCACCCGTGCGGAGCTTTGCCGCCTCGAGACCGAGCGCACCGTTTCCGGTCCGGGGAACACGGTCGTAACCGAGGTGTACCGGCCCGATGCGCTGCTGTTCAAAGCCGACCAGCAAGATGCAGGGGCGATTATACAGGCGCTGCGGACGGCGCTCGCAGGACAAGGTTACCTCGTCTTCCTTTCCGAACAGAATTTCGGGCATTTGCCCGACGAGATCGGTATCCTGAAATCCGGGGACACTTTCGATATCCTGCGCTGTAAAGGCACGGATGCCATCAACTATGGGATCGATAACGAATCGCTCGTTGCCGCCATGAAAAAGTGGCATGCGGAAACGCCGGTCGAAATCGTGGGAGCAGGGCACGATTGGCTGGAAGCGCGCTTCCTCGCGCGGCCGGATTGGGATGCGATGGCGGAAATGGTATATAAATTTTGTCCGGACGTCGTAGACCAGGGCACCGGCAGCATCGCCGCGCTGGCAGCGGAAATGCGGGAAACAGGTATGTTGTATTTGTGGTGGGATTGA
- a CDS encoding ABC-F family ATP-binding cassette domain-containing protein produces the protein MLAFQDVTYAHPNKDVLFSGLHFTVDRGDKIALIGPNGAGKSTLLRLMAGELQPLSGSIRREAPPYYIPQHFGQFDHLTVGEALRAGDRLHALREILAGNVTDDLMAALNDDWAIEERCQEALAHWGLGNIGLDVKLEGLSGGQKTRVFLAGIAVNQPAFLLLDEPGNHLDAAGRALLRDLIGGWRQALVLVSHDASLLRLLPVVYELGKKGITVYGGDFDFYKAQKELEQDALQQDLRSREKALRKARETEREAMERKQKLDARGRKKQDKSNVPTITLNTLRNNAEKSTASLKKAHAEKMGSISEEVDRLRKELPDIDKMKLNVDDSALHKGKILVNAQHLNVRFGEKTLWPEGHSFQVRSGDRLAIRGGNGSGKTTMIRLLLGQLSPSEGEMVCAGFQAVYIDQDYSYLDGSLTVYEQAQKHNPGALEEHEVKTRLNRFLFGPEDWNKPSAALSGGERMRLLLCVLNIGTKAPDMIVLDEPTNNLDMQNVEILTAAMNGYDGTLIVVSHDEAFLETLGVNTEIAL, from the coding sequence ATGTTGGCGTTTCAAGACGTTACCTACGCGCATCCCAATAAAGACGTATTGTTTTCCGGGCTTCATTTTACCGTGGACCGTGGAGATAAAATTGCATTGATCGGCCCTAACGGCGCCGGGAAGTCTACCTTGCTACGGCTGATGGCCGGGGAATTGCAGCCCCTGTCGGGGTCCATCCGGCGGGAAGCGCCTCCCTACTACATTCCACAGCACTTCGGCCAGTTCGATCATCTCACGGTGGGAGAGGCGCTCCGTGCGGGCGACCGCCTGCATGCCCTGCGCGAAATCCTGGCGGGAAATGTGACCGACGATCTGATGGCGGCGCTGAACGACGACTGGGCCATCGAAGAGCGGTGCCAGGAAGCCCTCGCGCATTGGGGCCTTGGGAACATCGGGCTGGATGTGAAGCTGGAAGGGCTCAGCGGTGGACAAAAAACACGCGTTTTCCTCGCCGGGATCGCCGTCAACCAGCCCGCATTCTTGTTGCTCGACGAGCCAGGCAACCACCTGGACGCGGCGGGCCGCGCGCTGCTGCGCGATCTGATCGGTGGCTGGCGGCAAGCCCTCGTGCTCGTGAGCCACGATGCTTCCCTGCTGCGCCTGTTGCCGGTCGTATACGAACTGGGGAAGAAAGGGATTACCGTGTACGGCGGCGATTTCGATTTCTACAAGGCGCAGAAGGAGCTGGAGCAGGACGCGCTGCAGCAGGACCTCCGCAGCCGCGAAAAAGCCCTGCGCAAAGCCAGGGAAACCGAGCGCGAGGCCATGGAGCGCAAACAGAAGCTGGATGCGCGTGGCAGGAAAAAGCAGGACAAATCCAACGTTCCCACCATCACCCTCAACACCCTTCGCAACAACGCCGAAAAAAGCACGGCCAGCCTGAAAAAGGCACATGCCGAAAAAATGGGAAGCATTTCGGAGGAAGTGGACCGCCTGCGCAAGGAGCTGCCGGATATCGACAAAATGAAACTGAATGTAGACGATTCCGCCCTGCACAAAGGGAAAATACTCGTCAACGCGCAACACCTGAACGTACGGTTCGGGGAAAAAACGCTCTGGCCGGAAGGGCACAGCTTCCAGGTGCGGAGCGGCGACAGGCTGGCCATCCGCGGCGGCAACGGTTCCGGGAAAACCACGATGATCCGGCTGCTGCTGGGGCAGTTATCGCCCTCGGAAGGAGAGATGGTGTGCGCCGGATTCCAGGCGGTGTACATCGATCAGGATTATTCGTATCTCGACGGGAGCCTGACCGTTTACGAACAGGCGCAAAAGCACAATCCCGGCGCGCTGGAAGAACATGAAGTGAAAACCCGGCTGAACCGGTTCCTGTTCGGGCCGGAAGACTGGAACAAACCTTCGGCTGCGCTCAGCGGCGGGGAAAGGATGCGGCTGCTGCTGTGCGTGCTCAATATAGGTACCAAAGCGCCGGACATGATCGTGCTGGACGAGCCTACCAATAACCTCGACATGCAGAACGTGGAGATCCTCACCGCGGCGATGAACGGGTACGATGGTACGCTGATCGTGGTGTCGCACGACGAAGCATTCCTGGAAACGTTGGGTGTAAATACCGAAATCGCGTTGTGA
- a CDS encoding DMT family transporter: MQNRRIQLIFAGVTFAFLWASAAAATKLGLGSVQPFVLFVPRFFLAAFIMLFVSHVLLKKRLPRGKEWKQVAIYGLFNVSLYLGIYVLGMTEVSAGLGALATATNPVFISLMSTFWLRKPLQPVTVLSLVLCLGGIGVAAWPLLADSYATPLGLGLVLGSMVTYSIGSLYFSASKWHDLHIFTINGWQTLFGGIFLLPVMIGWYDPMQNHFSMVWLLSMLWLVGPVSIVAVLLWLFLLKDNPVNASFWLFLCPVFGFAISAVLMHEPLSVYTFAGVMLVVAGLYLVQRKRK; this comes from the coding sequence GTGCAAAACCGTCGTATTCAACTCATTTTCGCGGGCGTCACGTTCGCATTTCTCTGGGCATCCGCCGCTGCGGCTACCAAGCTGGGGTTAGGGTCGGTGCAGCCATTCGTGCTGTTTGTGCCGCGTTTTTTCCTGGCGGCGTTTATCATGTTGTTCGTTTCGCACGTGCTGCTGAAGAAACGGCTGCCACGGGGGAAGGAATGGAAGCAGGTGGCGATTTACGGATTGTTCAACGTTTCGCTGTACCTGGGGATTTATGTGCTGGGGATGACGGAAGTGTCTGCAGGCCTGGGCGCGCTGGCAACGGCCACCAACCCGGTGTTCATCAGCCTGATGAGCACCTTCTGGCTGCGGAAGCCCCTGCAACCGGTGACGGTGCTGAGCCTGGTGCTTTGCCTGGGAGGGATCGGGGTGGCGGCCTGGCCTTTGCTGGCCGATAGCTACGCTACGCCCCTGGGGCTGGGGCTCGTGTTGGGGAGTATGGTAACCTATTCGATCGGGTCGCTGTATTTTTCCGCATCGAAGTGGCACGATCTTCACATTTTTACCATCAATGGCTGGCAGACGCTTTTCGGCGGTATTTTCCTGTTGCCCGTTATGATCGGCTGGTACGATCCCATGCAGAATCATTTCAGTATGGTCTGGCTGCTGTCTATGCTTTGGCTGGTAGGCCCCGTTTCGATAGTGGCGGTGTTGTTGTGGCTGTTTTTGCTGAAAGATAATCCCGTCAATGCCTCTTTCTGGCTGTTCCTCTGCCCGGTTTTCGGATTTGCCATATCGGCGGTGCTCATGCATGAGCCTTTGAGCGTGTATACCTTCGCCGGCGTGATGCTCGTGGTGGCGGGGCTGTACCTGGTGCAGCGGAAGCGGAAGTAG
- a CDS encoding RNA polymerase sigma-70 factor — MAGTNSYEESTCIQQIAEGDEEAFSRLFYHYGAIIHPVILKIVKDETAAEDVVAEVFLKLWLHRSRLPEVGNLAGYIYRMATNFAINSLKQHKTAPGALQDAYLDLPGQEPSAEDQFTIRELKQSIHKAVETLPEQRRRIYELSREKGLSRQEIAETLQISENTVKNQLRIALRHIQESILKDRGLLIAGVFFLQLAAD, encoded by the coding sequence GTGGCGGGGACTAATTCATACGAGGAATCCACATGCATACAACAGATCGCGGAGGGAGACGAAGAAGCGTTTTCGCGGCTGTTCTATCACTATGGTGCCATTATCCACCCCGTTATCCTGAAAATAGTAAAAGACGAAACCGCTGCGGAAGATGTGGTGGCGGAGGTGTTTCTCAAGCTCTGGCTCCATCGCTCGCGCCTCCCGGAAGTCGGTAACCTGGCTGGTTATATTTACCGCATGGCTACCAACTTCGCCATCAATTCCCTCAAGCAGCACAAAACCGCGCCCGGCGCCTTGCAGGACGCTTATCTGGACCTTCCCGGCCAGGAGCCTTCCGCAGAAGACCAGTTCACCATCAGGGAGCTGAAGCAGTCTATCCACAAAGCCGTAGAAACCCTGCCGGAACAACGCCGCAGGATTTATGAACTGAGCCGCGAAAAAGGGCTTTCCCGCCAGGAGATCGCCGAAACGCTCCAGATTTCGGAGAACACCGTCAAAAACCAGCTCCGGATAGCGCTGCGCCACATCCAGGAATCCATCCTCAAAGACCGTGGGCTGCTCATCGCCGGCGTGTTTTTCCTGCAGCTCGCCGCCGATTGA
- a CDS encoding FecR family protein — translation MIPDERIQQLMELYLQDRASDPERQELMDIIDARPDLDWYALLAPSFREDGADGTFTPERWQPVLDAILQQEPAERQAPRIRRLHRTWWAAAAVLLLLAGAAAWLLNGRHARPDAPQAIVTDIPAGGNHAVLQLASGQRITLDSARGNIVQQGSLQVSADSGAISYLGKAAAPEYHTLFTKRGGQYKLQLPDGTKVWLNAASSITFPTYFDGETRKVSVTGEAYFEVAKNAAQPFVVQVNQMHITVLGTHFNINAYSDEPDARTTLLEGAVRITAGRYMAVLAPGQQARVAKEKALTIVDDVNVEDVVAWKNGYTVFENADIATIMRQVARWYDVEVVFEGEMPVRHFVGGISRNSSLQELLRLLEFENVKLRIKGRKIIVKP, via the coding sequence GTGATACCAGACGAGCGCATACAGCAATTGATGGAGCTTTACCTCCAGGACCGTGCATCGGACCCCGAGCGCCAGGAGCTCATGGACATTATCGATGCGCGCCCGGACTTAGACTGGTACGCATTGCTGGCGCCTTCGTTCCGCGAGGACGGGGCAGACGGCACCTTCACCCCCGAAAGGTGGCAGCCCGTCCTGGACGCCATCCTGCAGCAGGAGCCCGCGGAACGGCAAGCCCCGCGCATCAGGCGCCTCCACCGCACCTGGTGGGCGGCGGCTGCGGTACTGCTCCTGCTCGCAGGGGCTGCTGCCTGGCTGCTCAATGGCCGCCATGCCCGGCCCGATGCGCCGCAGGCCATTGTTACGGACATCCCCGCAGGCGGGAACCATGCCGTGCTGCAACTGGCCAGCGGGCAACGCATCACGCTGGACAGTGCCCGGGGCAATATCGTACAACAGGGAAGCCTGCAGGTCAGCGCCGACAGCGGCGCCATTTCCTACCTGGGGAAAGCCGCCGCGCCGGAATACCACACGCTCTTTACCAAACGGGGCGGACAATACAAGCTGCAATTGCCCGACGGCACGAAAGTCTGGCTGAACGCGGCATCGTCCATCACCTTCCCGACGTATTTCGACGGCGAAACCCGCAAGGTGTCCGTCACCGGCGAAGCGTATTTCGAAGTGGCGAAAAACGCCGCGCAACCATTTGTAGTACAAGTCAACCAAATGCATATCACCGTATTGGGCACGCATTTCAATATCAATGCGTATAGCGACGAGCCCGATGCGAGAACAACGCTGCTCGAAGGCGCCGTGCGCATCACGGCCGGCCGCTACATGGCCGTACTGGCCCCCGGCCAGCAGGCGCGGGTGGCAAAAGAAAAGGCCCTTACCATCGTTGACGACGTAAACGTGGAAGACGTGGTGGCCTGGAAGAACGGGTATACCGTATTCGAAAACGCCGACATCGCCACCATCATGCGGCAGGTAGCCCGCTGGTACGATGTGGAAGTGGTATTCGAAGGAGAAATGCCGGTCCGCCATTTCGTAGGGGGGATCTCGCGCAACTCGAGCCTGCAGGAGCTGCTGCGGCTATTGGAATTCGAAAATGTAAAGCTCAGGATAAAAGGGCGGAAAATTATAGTGAAACCGTAA